From a region of the Triticum aestivum cultivar Chinese Spring chromosome 7D, IWGSC CS RefSeq v2.1, whole genome shotgun sequence genome:
- the LOC123167907 gene encoding uncharacterized protein: protein MGKRKSSSRRSAAVNSDESEDGDTRWIISPLGPDASRPPAQSRTGCPCQCHQQGTKRKAPGASRRRRNQPDNSTNVIRVYYGHREQRTLSLNDRLSFYRGHNFSGFGHVVVELPQPRPMTLVDLHLWILKLFRLHPETQDLSITGFFKEYTPDTYSDPHFLDQILDWDIRFFTTDRDWSSFVNKMKRKNVQQKFKLFVDCSELKHYDVLLKAVHEDYTPPSTVVLPETKCLLIDDPDHHFHLVEDWTMTPQEIVVYLADNYDKQIRLAEAWRAKLKVLETAFGTFFHSYDSVPGLLQDIACNPGGFVDIKDTEVVGCEDFRVLHRIFWAFAPCIHAFRCCRPVLCVKGTPLWEISRNAAHCCSTRC from the exons ATGGGGAAGCGGAAAAGCTCATCCCGCCGCTCGGCGGCGGTAAACTCGGACGAATCGGAAGATGGGGATACGCGATGGATCATCTCGCCGCTTGgccccgacgcgtctcgaccgcccgCCCAATCCCGTACCG GGTGCCCGTGTCAGTGCCACCAGCAGGGGACAAAGCGGAAGGCCCCGGGTGCCTCTCGGAGGCGTCGCAACCAGCCG GATAACAGCACAAATGTCATCCGCGTGTACTATGGCCATAGAGAACAACGCACGCTAAGTCTAAATGATCGCTTATCTTTCTACAGAGGACATAATTTCAGTGGATTCGGACACGTAGTGGTCGAGCTGCCGCAGCCGCGGCCTATGACATTGGTGGATCTGCACCTCTGGATCTTGAAATTGTTCCGGCTCCACCCGGAAACACAAGATCTCAGCATCACAGGGTTCTTCAAAGAATACACCCCTGACACTTACTCAGACCCTCACTTTCTGGACCAAATCCTGGACTGGGATATCCGGTTTTTCACCACAGACAGAGATTGGAGTTCCTTTGTTAATAAAATGAAGAGGAAGAATGTGCAGCAGAAGTTCAAGCTGTTCGTCGACTGCTCTGAACTCAAGCACTACGATGTTCTGCTCAAAGCAGTCCATGAGGATTACACACCACCATCGACGGTTGTTCTGCCGGAGACGAAATGTCTGTTAATTGATGACCCTGATCATCACTTCCACCTTGTTGAAGACTGGACAATGACCCCTCAGGAAATCGTAGTATATCTTGCTGACAACTACGACAAGCAGATCAGGCTTGCTGAGGCGTGGAGAGCAAAACTGAAGGTGTTGGAGACTGCATTTGGGACCTTTTTTCATTCATACGACTCTGTCCCAGGGTTGCTTCAGGATATAGCATGCAACCCTGGTGGTTTTGTTGACATCAAGGATACAGAGGTTGTTGGCTGTGAGGATTTCAGAGTTCTCCATCGTATCTTTTGGGCGTTTGCGCCTTGCATACATGCCTTCCGTTGCTGTCGCCCTGTGCTTTGTGTTAAGGGCACACCACTCTGGGAAATATCAAGGAATGCTGCTCACTGCTGTAGCACTAGATGCTAA